From a region of the Oryza sativa Japonica Group chromosome 6, ASM3414082v1 genome:
- the LOC4340363 gene encoding glutamate receptor 2.8 isoform X2 yields MTMQTRVFIVHMLPARASRLFARAKALGMMTKGYVWIVTDSIGIVLDVLPQHSIESMEGIVGFRPYIAESTRITDFSSRFTTLFRTKYHPNTDIRMAKPTIFQLWAYDVAWAVATATEKVHRTRSLNPTFHPPGNIGKNLVDDLPALPAGPELLNSILQGEFDGLAGQFRLIDRHLQVPTYEIVNVIGEKTRVIGFYSPDSGLTMSVNSRIIHGDAKFSTSSSDLENIVWPGDSTTVPKGWDFPVNAKILQIGVPVRRDFKTFVNVETNPNTNRSTVSGYSIDMFEAAVKKLPYALRYEYIPYDCAVSYDLLVSQVFYKFDAAVGDVTIIANRTRYVDFTMPYTESGVSMLVLSKSDDEPTTWIFLQPLAKDLWIATMIFIFFTGLVVWVIERPINRDFQGSKWKQCITAFYFAFSTLTFSHGQKIQSIQSKIVVVIWCLVLMILVQSYTASLSSMLTAERLQPSVTDLKQLLANGDSVGHQSGSFVQSILKKLKFDDHKIKVYSTQEEYAKALRMGSKHGGVSAIFDEIPYLNSFCSKYGREFQMVGPIDRTSGFGFVLPKGSPLVPDLSEAILSLTEEPERLKIEKTWFMDSSLDYYGSHSKGSSRISFQSFQGLFIIVGCLLGAVLLINFSKFLYDKCKEMRGFGSDRVHSGERVVCYGEAQPQPPQIVMVDRRSCAC; encoded by the exons TAGCATTGGTATTGTCCTTGATGTGCTTCCCCAACATTCCATTGAAAGCATGGAGGGAATTGTTGGTTTCCGGCCATATATTGCAGAATCTACAAGGATCACTGATTTCAGCTCTCGATTTACCACCTTATTCAGAACTAAGTACCATCCAAATACTGATATTAGGATGGCAAAACCCACTATCTTTCAATTATGGGCTTATGATGTGGCATGGGCAGTCGCAACAGCAACTGAGAAGGTTCATAGGACCAGATCTTTGAACCCAACTTTTCATCCTCCGGGAAACATAGGCAAGAACTTAGTAGATGATCTCCCAGCATTGCCTGCTGGTCCAGAACTCCTCAATTCCATTTTGCAAGGAGAGTTTGATGGATTGGCTGGACAATTCAGGCTTATCGATAGACATCTGCAGGTTCCCACATATGAGATTGTCAATGTTATTGGAGAGAAAACTAGAGTTATCGGGTTTTATAGTCCTGATTCTGGACTCACAATGTCTGTGAACTCTAGAATTATCCATGGTGATGCTAAATTTAGCACAAGTTCTTCTGATCTGGAAAATATCGTTTGGCCTGGAGATTCAACAACAGTGCCCAAAGGCTGGGACTTCCCAGTGAATGCTAAGATACTCCAGATTGGTGTGCCAGTGAGACGtgattttaaaacttttgtgaaTGTTGAGACTAATCCGAACACGAATAGATCAACTGTCAGTGGCTACAGCATTGATATGTTTGAGGCAGCTGTCAAGAAATTACCGTATGCTCTACGCTACGAGTACATTCCCTATGATTGTGCTGTTTCATATGACCTGCTAGTATCCCAGGTCTTTTACAAG TTTGATGCAGCAGTCGGTGATGTGACAATTATTGCTAACCGAACTAGATATGTAGATTTCACAATGCCATACACAGAGTCTGGTGTTTCGATGCTTGTTCTATCTAAGAGTGACGATGAACCAACCACATGGATCTTCCTACAGCCACTAGCAAAGGACCTATGGATTGCCACTATGATCTTTATCTTCTTCACAGGCCTAGTTGTATGGGTGATTGAAAGACCTATAAATCGCGATTTCCAAGGGTCAAAATGGAAACAGTGCATCACTGCTTTCTACTTTGCATTCTCCACTTTGACTTTTTCACATG GTCAAAAGATCCAAAGCATTCAGTCAAAAATTGTTGTGGTAATTTGGTGCTTAGTTTTGATGATTCTGGTGCAGAGCTATACAGCAAGTTTGTCATCAATGCTAACGGCAGAGAGGCTCCAACCTTCAGTGACTGATCTAAAACAACTTTTGGCCAATGGTGATTCTGTTGGACACCAAAGTGGATCATTTGTGCAATCAATTCTGAAGAAGCTTAAATTTGATGACCACAAGATAAAGGTTTATAGCACGCAGGAGGAATATGCAAAAGCATTAAGGATGGGATCAAAGCATGGAGGGGTTTCGGCTATCTTCGATGAGATACCCTATCTAAATTCTTTCTGCTCGAAATACGGGAGGGAGTTCCAGATGGTTGGCCCCATTGACAGAACAAGTGGATTTGGTTTT GTTTTACCTAAAGGCTCTCCATTGGTACCAGACCTTTCAGAGGCCATCTTGAGCTTAACGGAAGAACCTGAAAGGTTGAAGATTGAAAAGACATGGTTCATGGATTCGTCCTTGGATTATTATGGCAGTCACAGCAAAGGCTCATCACGTATCAGTTTTCAGAGCTTCCAAGGTCTTTTCATCATTGTCGGGTGCCTTTTAGGTGCTGTGCTGTTGATAAACTTTAGCAAGTTTCTATATGACAAATGCAAAGAGATGAGAGGCTTCGGTTCAGACCGTGTCCATAGTGGCGAGAGAGTTGTTTGTTACGGTGAAGCTCAACCACAACCACCGCAGATTGTCATGGTCGATCGACGATCCTGTGCCTGCTGA
- the LOC4340363 gene encoding glutamate receptor 2.8 isoform X1: MTMQTRVFIVHMLPARASRLFARAKALGMMTKGYVWIVTDSIGIVLDVLPQHSIESMEGIVGFRPYIAESTRITDFSSRFTTLFRTKYHPNTDIRMAKPTIFQLWAYDVAWAVATATEKVHRTRSLNPTFHPPGNIGKNLVDDLPALPAGPELLNSILQGEFDGLAGQFRLIDRHLQVPTYEIVNVIGEKTRVIGFYSPDSGLTMSVNSRIIHGDAKFSTSSSDLENIVWPGDSTTVPKGWDFPVNAKILQIGVPVRRDFKTFVNVETNPNTNRSTVSGYSIDMFEAAVKKLPYALRYEYIPYDCAVSYDLLVSQVFYKKFDAAVGDVTIIANRTRYVDFTMPYTESGVSMLVLSKSDDEPTTWIFLQPLAKDLWIATMIFIFFTGLVVWVIERPINRDFQGSKWKQCITAFYFAFSTLTFSHGQKIQSIQSKIVVVIWCLVLMILVQSYTASLSSMLTAERLQPSVTDLKQLLANGDSVGHQSGSFVQSILKKLKFDDHKIKVYSTQEEYAKALRMGSKHGGVSAIFDEIPYLNSFCSKYGREFQMVGPIDRTSGFGFVLPKGSPLVPDLSEAILSLTEEPERLKIEKTWFMDSSLDYYGSHSKGSSRISFQSFQGLFIIVGCLLGAVLLINFSKFLYDKCKEMRGFGSDRVHSGERVVCYGEAQPQPPQIVMVDRRSCAC, from the exons TAGCATTGGTATTGTCCTTGATGTGCTTCCCCAACATTCCATTGAAAGCATGGAGGGAATTGTTGGTTTCCGGCCATATATTGCAGAATCTACAAGGATCACTGATTTCAGCTCTCGATTTACCACCTTATTCAGAACTAAGTACCATCCAAATACTGATATTAGGATGGCAAAACCCACTATCTTTCAATTATGGGCTTATGATGTGGCATGGGCAGTCGCAACAGCAACTGAGAAGGTTCATAGGACCAGATCTTTGAACCCAACTTTTCATCCTCCGGGAAACATAGGCAAGAACTTAGTAGATGATCTCCCAGCATTGCCTGCTGGTCCAGAACTCCTCAATTCCATTTTGCAAGGAGAGTTTGATGGATTGGCTGGACAATTCAGGCTTATCGATAGACATCTGCAGGTTCCCACATATGAGATTGTCAATGTTATTGGAGAGAAAACTAGAGTTATCGGGTTTTATAGTCCTGATTCTGGACTCACAATGTCTGTGAACTCTAGAATTATCCATGGTGATGCTAAATTTAGCACAAGTTCTTCTGATCTGGAAAATATCGTTTGGCCTGGAGATTCAACAACAGTGCCCAAAGGCTGGGACTTCCCAGTGAATGCTAAGATACTCCAGATTGGTGTGCCAGTGAGACGtgattttaaaacttttgtgaaTGTTGAGACTAATCCGAACACGAATAGATCAACTGTCAGTGGCTACAGCATTGATATGTTTGAGGCAGCTGTCAAGAAATTACCGTATGCTCTACGCTACGAGTACATTCCCTATGATTGTGCTGTTTCATATGACCTGCTAGTATCCCAGGTCTTTTACAAG AAGTTTGATGCAGCAGTCGGTGATGTGACAATTATTGCTAACCGAACTAGATATGTAGATTTCACAATGCCATACACAGAGTCTGGTGTTTCGATGCTTGTTCTATCTAAGAGTGACGATGAACCAACCACATGGATCTTCCTACAGCCACTAGCAAAGGACCTATGGATTGCCACTATGATCTTTATCTTCTTCACAGGCCTAGTTGTATGGGTGATTGAAAGACCTATAAATCGCGATTTCCAAGGGTCAAAATGGAAACAGTGCATCACTGCTTTCTACTTTGCATTCTCCACTTTGACTTTTTCACATG GTCAAAAGATCCAAAGCATTCAGTCAAAAATTGTTGTGGTAATTTGGTGCTTAGTTTTGATGATTCTGGTGCAGAGCTATACAGCAAGTTTGTCATCAATGCTAACGGCAGAGAGGCTCCAACCTTCAGTGACTGATCTAAAACAACTTTTGGCCAATGGTGATTCTGTTGGACACCAAAGTGGATCATTTGTGCAATCAATTCTGAAGAAGCTTAAATTTGATGACCACAAGATAAAGGTTTATAGCACGCAGGAGGAATATGCAAAAGCATTAAGGATGGGATCAAAGCATGGAGGGGTTTCGGCTATCTTCGATGAGATACCCTATCTAAATTCTTTCTGCTCGAAATACGGGAGGGAGTTCCAGATGGTTGGCCCCATTGACAGAACAAGTGGATTTGGTTTT GTTTTACCTAAAGGCTCTCCATTGGTACCAGACCTTTCAGAGGCCATCTTGAGCTTAACGGAAGAACCTGAAAGGTTGAAGATTGAAAAGACATGGTTCATGGATTCGTCCTTGGATTATTATGGCAGTCACAGCAAAGGCTCATCACGTATCAGTTTTCAGAGCTTCCAAGGTCTTTTCATCATTGTCGGGTGCCTTTTAGGTGCTGTGCTGTTGATAAACTTTAGCAAGTTTCTATATGACAAATGCAAAGAGATGAGAGGCTTCGGTTCAGACCGTGTCCATAGTGGCGAGAGAGTTGTTTGTTACGGTGAAGCTCAACCACAACCACCGCAGATTGTCATGGTCGATCGACGATCCTGTGCCTGCTGA